The following proteins are encoded in a genomic region of Streptomyces gobiensis:
- a CDS encoding endonuclease/exonuclease/phosphatase family protein, with translation MTTLADLPASRTDADGSAVVRLLSYNIRSMRDDVGALVRIIRACAPDVVCVQEAPRFFRWRKHAARLARLSELVYVTGGATANGTMILSSLRATIERTQDVLLPQTPGLHRRGFATAVLRFGDTARLSVISCHLSLSEDERYAQAGMLLDRLAATDPLCAVAAGDLNEPPGGRSFTRLTAGLQDGWAVKPWGAEHTSEPVRPHQRIDAVLAKPPLEVLGCGVPIGLPGITWPDLRAATDHLPVLAALRIPAGSP, from the coding sequence ATGACGACGCTCGCGGACCTGCCCGCATCTCGCACCGATGCCGATGGTTCCGCCGTGGTCCGCCTGCTCAGCTACAACATCCGCTCCATGCGGGACGATGTGGGGGCGCTCGTCCGGATCATCCGGGCGTGCGCCCCCGATGTCGTCTGTGTTCAGGAGGCGCCGCGGTTTTTCCGCTGGCGCAAGCATGCGGCCCGGCTCGCCCGGCTCTCCGAACTCGTCTATGTCACCGGCGGCGCCACCGCCAATGGGACGATGATCCTGTCCTCACTGCGCGCCACGATCGAGCGCACCCAGGATGTGCTGCTGCCCCAGACCCCCGGACTGCACCGCCGCGGTTTCGCCACCGCCGTCCTGCGCTTCGGCGACACTGCTCGGCTCTCGGTCATCAGTTGCCATCTGAGCCTGTCGGAGGATGAGCGCTACGCCCAGGCGGGCATGCTGCTGGACCGGCTGGCGGCGACCGACCCGCTGTGTGCGGTGGCCGCCGGGGACCTCAACGAACCCCCGGGCGGCCGTTCCTTCACACGCCTCACGGCCGGGCTCCAGGACGGCTGGGCGGTCAAGCCCTGGGGCGCTGAACACACCTCGGAGCCGGTCAGACCCCATCAGCGTATTGACGCGGTCCTCGCCAAACCCCCGCTTGAGGTCCTGGGCTGTGGTGTGCCCATCGGACTGCCGGGCATCACCTGGCCCGACCTCCGCGCGGCGACCGACCACCTTCCGGTCCTGGCCGCGCTGCGGATCCCCGCCGGGAGTCCGTAG
- a CDS encoding ROK family glucokinase produces MGLTIGVDIGGTKIAAGVVDEEGSILETCKVPTPHTAEGVVDAIADAVRTVSAEHEVEAVGIGAAGYVDDKRATVLFAPNIDWRNEALKDKVEQRVGLPVIVENDANAAAWGEYRFGAGSGHDDVVCITLGTGLGGGIIIGGKLHRGRFGVAAEFGHIRVVPDGLLCGCGSQGCWEQYASGRALVRYARQRAAATPEAAGILLSFGDGTPGGIQGKHVSQAARQGDPVAVDSFRELARWAGAGLADLATLFDPSAFIVGGGVSDEGDLVLDPIRKSFRRWLVGSQWRPHAQVLGAQLGGKAGLVGAADLARQG; encoded by the coding sequence ATGGGACTCACCATCGGCGTCGACATCGGCGGCACAAAGATCGCGGCTGGCGTGGTCGACGAGGAGGGATCGATCCTCGAGACCTGCAAGGTGCCGACTCCGCACACCGCTGAGGGCGTCGTGGACGCCATCGCGGACGCGGTCCGTACGGTCAGCGCTGAGCACGAGGTCGAGGCGGTCGGCATCGGCGCCGCCGGATATGTGGACGACAAGCGCGCCACGGTGCTCTTCGCGCCCAATATCGACTGGCGGAACGAAGCACTCAAGGACAAGGTCGAGCAGCGCGTCGGGCTGCCCGTCATCGTCGAGAACGACGCCAACGCCGCGGCCTGGGGCGAGTACCGCTTCGGCGCGGGGTCGGGCCACGACGACGTCGTATGCATCACGCTCGGCACCGGTCTGGGCGGCGGCATCATCATCGGCGGCAAGCTGCACCGCGGCCGCTTCGGTGTCGCCGCTGAGTTCGGCCATATCCGGGTCGTCCCGGACGGCCTGCTGTGCGGCTGCGGCAGCCAGGGCTGCTGGGAGCAGTACGCCTCCGGGCGCGCGCTGGTTCGCTACGCCCGGCAGCGCGCCGCCGCCACCCCCGAAGCCGCCGGGATTCTGCTGTCCTTCGGTGACGGCACCCCCGGGGGCATCCAGGGCAAGCACGTCAGCCAGGCCGCCCGCCAGGGCGACCCGGTCGCCGTCGACTCCTTCCGCGAGCTGGCCCGCTGGGCGGGCGCGGGCCTGGCCGACCTGGCCACGCTGTTCGACCCGTCCGCCTTTATCGTCGGCGGCGGCGTCTCGGACGAGGGTGATCTGGTCCTCGACCCGATCCGTAAGTCCTTCCGCCGCTGGCTCGTCGGCAGCCAGTGGCGCCCGCACGCCCAGGTGCTCGGTGCCCAACTCGGCGGTAAGGCCGGACTAGTTGGTGCGGCCGACCTCGCACGACAGGGCTGA
- a CDS encoding DUF5304 family protein: MSDATEPEADAWAAACAEDLAAEQARRREQYGAPPGSAGEELRKLVDTVAEKLADIAGPLTGAAGKAAGQAAAENAEKLARQLAEDAKSVAQPFVERNPEVFGHLAAAGSELLAAYRAAVEGHEQRWTKDEARRAPEPREPRDQGDDGDGPSGSERIDLD; the protein is encoded by the coding sequence ATGAGCGATGCCACTGAGCCGGAAGCCGACGCCTGGGCCGCCGCCTGTGCCGAGGACCTCGCTGCCGAGCAGGCACGCCGCCGCGAGCAGTACGGTGCCCCGCCCGGCAGCGCGGGCGAGGAGTTGCGCAAGCTCGTGGACACCGTCGCCGAGAAGCTCGCCGACATCGCCGGACCGCTGACTGGAGCCGCCGGGAAGGCGGCCGGGCAGGCCGCCGCGGAAAACGCCGAGAAGCTGGCCCGGCAGCTGGCCGAGGACGCCAAGTCGGTCGCGCAGCCGTTCGTCGAGCGCAACCCCGAGGTCTTCGGGCACCTCGCCGCCGCCGGCTCCGAGCTGCTCGCCGCCTACCGCGCCGCCGTCGAGGGACATGAGCAGCGCTGGACCAAGGACGAAGCACGCCGGGCGCCGGAGCCCCGGGAACCGCGGGACCAGGGCGACGACGGTGATGGCCCTTCCGGGTCGGAACGGATCGATCTGGACTGA
- a CDS encoding ArsA family ATPase has product MPAADVPDEDPARAQPPRTVLVTGAAGAGRTTVAAATAQAAAEHGRRTVLLSADRKGAAELAAPELPVIHIDSGEHFRSQAAALQERSQGALDMLGARPLDTDELTELPGAEAFATLHALRSAYENGAWETVVVDLPPVQDAIRLLGLPEQLRRYLQRLVPAERQAARALRPVLAQLAGVPMPARWLYETAERWQRELAAVQRVIEAPGTSVRLVVDPGPATARTVDSARAGLALHGLPLDVVIANRTLPTGSCDPWLAGFSGEQQTACKEIRDALGPVPLRELPNLGRAPRDAAELAGLGAPVPGAPAARPVPWVEDRLAQDAELVWRLPLPGAVKEQLSLVRRGDEVIVTAGPFRRALPLDGALRRCTVAGARLAEGELAVRFVPDPGLWPVPR; this is encoded by the coding sequence GTGCCAGCCGCTGACGTGCCGGACGAAGACCCCGCCAGAGCCCAACCGCCGCGCACGGTCCTGGTCACCGGAGCGGCCGGTGCCGGCCGGACGACCGTGGCCGCCGCGACAGCCCAGGCGGCAGCCGAGCACGGTCGGCGCACCGTGCTGCTCAGCGCGGACCGGAAGGGTGCGGCGGAGTTGGCCGCCCCGGAGCTCCCGGTCATCCATATCGACTCCGGCGAGCACTTCCGTAGCCAGGCCGCCGCACTGCAGGAACGCAGCCAGGGTGCGCTGGACATGCTCGGGGCACGGCCCCTCGACACCGATGAGCTGACCGAGCTGCCGGGCGCGGAGGCCTTCGCCACGCTGCACGCGCTGCGCAGCGCTTACGAGAACGGGGCGTGGGAGACGGTCGTAGTCGACCTGCCGCCCGTCCAGGACGCCATCCGGCTGCTCGGGCTGCCCGAGCAGCTGCGCCGGTACCTCCAGCGGCTCGTGCCCGCCGAGCGGCAGGCGGCCCGGGCCCTGCGCCCGGTGCTGGCGCAGCTGGCCGGGGTACCGATGCCCGCGCGGTGGCTGTACGAGACCGCCGAGCGGTGGCAGCGGGAGCTGGCCGCCGTACAGCGCGTCATCGAAGCCCCCGGCACCTCGGTACGGCTGGTCGTCGACCCGGGACCGGCCACCGCCCGGACGGTGGACAGCGCCCGCGCCGGGCTCGCCCTGCACGGCTTGCCGCTCGATGTGGTCATCGCCAACCGGACGCTGCCGACCGGCTCCTGCGATCCCTGGCTGGCCGGGTTCTCCGGCGAGCAGCAGACCGCCTGCAAGGAGATACGGGACGCCCTGGGCCCCGTACCGCTCCGGGAGCTGCCGAATCTGGGCCGGGCGCCGCGTGACGCCGCCGAGCTGGCGGGGCTGGGCGCACCCGTACCCGGCGCCCCGGCGGCCCGTCCCGTGCCATGGGTCGAGGACCGGCTCGCCCAGGACGCGGAGCTGGTCTGGCGGCTGCCGCTGCCCGGGGCGGTCAAGGAACAGCTCTCCCTGGTACGGCGCGGGGACGAAGTGATCGTCACCGCTGGGCCGTTCCGGCGGGCGCTGCCGCTGGACGGGGCGCTGCGGCGGTGTACCGTCGCCGGGGCGCGGCTGGCCGAGGGGGAGCTGGCGGTCCGCTTCGTCCCGGACCCCGGTCTGTGGCCGGTGCCCCGGTGA
- a CDS encoding SRPBCC family protein, giving the protein MAEHTRSSITIDAAPAEVMGVIADFARYPEWTGEVKEAEVVSTDDQGRAEKVRLLLDAGAIKDEHTLSYEWVGAHEVRWSLVKSQMLRALDGSYHLAPLSGGERTEVTYQLTVDVKIPMLGMIKRKAEKVIIDRALDGLKKRVESGDAAGKG; this is encoded by the coding sequence ATGGCGGAACACACCAGGTCGAGCATCACCATTGACGCGGCACCGGCCGAAGTCATGGGGGTGATTGCCGACTTCGCCCGCTATCCGGAGTGGACCGGCGAGGTCAAGGAGGCCGAGGTGGTCTCCACCGACGACCAGGGCCGCGCTGAGAAGGTCCGGCTGCTGCTGGACGCCGGGGCCATCAAGGATGAGCACACCCTCAGCTACGAGTGGGTCGGTGCCCATGAGGTCCGCTGGTCCCTGGTGAAGTCCCAGATGCTCCGCGCCCTCGACGGCTCCTATCACCTCGCCCCGCTGAGCGGCGGCGAGCGCACCGAGGTCACCTACCAGCTCACCGTCGATGTCAAGATCCCCATGCTTGGCATGATCAAGCGCAAGGCGGAGAAGGTCATCATCGACCGGGCCCTGGACGGCCTGAAGAAGCGCGTCGAATCCGGCGACGCGGCCGGCAAAGGCTGA
- a CDS encoding metallophosphoesterase family protein, whose protein sequence is MRGTRIHVVSDVHGNSQDLAKAGAGADALICLGDLVLFLDYADHSRGIFPELFGVEAADRVVALRTARRFAEAREFSRQLWAGVDQAAAIDTAVRRQYAELFAAFPTPTYATYGNVDIPQLWPEYAGPGTTVLDGQTVDIGGLVVGFVGGGLRTQMNTPYEIDDETYAAKVAALGEVDVLCSHIPPEVPELCYDTVARRFERGSAALLEAIHAVRPRYALFGHVHQPLAQRMRIGVTECVNVGHFNATGTPYALEW, encoded by the coding sequence ATGCGAGGTACGCGGATTCACGTAGTAAGTGATGTGCACGGCAACAGTCAGGACCTCGCCAAGGCTGGTGCGGGCGCGGACGCGCTGATCTGCCTGGGAGACCTGGTCCTCTTCCTCGACTACGCGGACCACTCACGCGGCATCTTCCCGGAGCTCTTCGGAGTCGAGGCCGCCGACCGCGTCGTCGCGCTGCGCACCGCCCGCCGTTTTGCGGAGGCCCGCGAGTTCTCCCGGCAACTGTGGGCGGGCGTGGACCAGGCCGCCGCGATCGACACCGCGGTGCGCCGGCAGTACGCCGAGCTCTTCGCCGCGTTCCCGACCCCGACGTACGCCACCTACGGCAATGTCGATATCCCGCAACTGTGGCCTGAATACGCCGGTCCTGGCACCACTGTCCTGGACGGGCAGACGGTGGACATCGGCGGGCTGGTCGTCGGGTTCGTCGGCGGCGGACTGCGCACTCAGATGAACACCCCGTACGAGATCGACGACGAGACCTACGCAGCGAAAGTCGCCGCCCTGGGCGAGGTCGATGTGCTGTGCTCACACATCCCGCCCGAGGTGCCCGAGCTCTGCTACGACACCGTCGCCCGCCGCTTCGAACGCGGCAGCGCGGCGCTGCTGGAGGCCATCCACGCGGTGCGCCCGCGCTATGCCCTCTTTGGCCATGTCCATCAGCCACTTGCCCAGCGGATGCGCATCGGTGTGACGGAATGCGTCAACGTTGGCCACTTCAACGCCACCGGCACCCCTTATGCCCTGGAGTGGTGA
- a CDS encoding AMP-dependent synthetase/ligase has product MREFSLPALYEVPADGNLTDLIRRNAAQHPDVAVIARKDPRDGTHWQDLTAAEFLSEVQAVAKGLIAAGIQPGDRIGLMSRTRYEWTLLDFAVWSAGGVTVPVYETSSPEQIAWILGDSGVVGAFVETEEHADALRSVRDRLPDLKDIWTIEDDAVAGLSAAGAEITDAALDERGSLANADSPATIVYTSGTTGRPKGCVLSHRSFFAVCGNVVERLKPVFRTGESSVLLFLPIAHVFGRFVQNAAVMAPIRLGLVGDIQNLTDDLASFRPSLILGVPRVFEKVFNSARAKAQADGKGKIFDKAADTAIAYSRSLDTGSGPSLGLRLKHKLFDKLVYGKLRAVLGGRTTHAISGGAPLGERLGHFYRGIGFTVLEGYGLTETCAPTAFNPWDRQKIGTVGQPLPGSVLRIADDGEVLVHGDHLFTGYWNNEAATKEAIVDGWFHTGDIGTLDEDGYLAITGRKKEILVTAGGKNVAPAVIEDRIRGHALIAECMVVGDGRPFVGALITLDEEFLPRWAEEHGKSGLSRADLLADADLLAAVQRAVDDGNAAVSRAESVRKFQVLPTQFTEESGHITPSLKLKRNVVAKDFAPEIESLYA; this is encoded by the coding sequence TTGCGCGAGTTCAGCCTTCCGGCTCTGTACGAGGTCCCCGCGGACGGAAACCTGACCGATCTGATCCGCCGGAACGCCGCTCAGCATCCCGATGTCGCGGTCATCGCCCGCAAGGATCCACGGGACGGCACCCACTGGCAGGATCTGACCGCGGCCGAGTTCCTGTCCGAGGTGCAGGCGGTGGCCAAAGGACTGATCGCCGCCGGTATCCAGCCAGGTGACCGGATCGGCCTGATGTCCCGCACCCGCTATGAGTGGACGCTGCTGGACTTCGCGGTCTGGAGCGCGGGCGGGGTCACCGTGCCGGTGTACGAGACCAGCTCACCGGAGCAGATCGCCTGGATCCTGGGTGACTCGGGCGTGGTCGGCGCCTTCGTGGAGACCGAGGAGCACGCCGACGCCCTACGGTCCGTACGGGACCGACTGCCGGACCTCAAGGACATCTGGACCATCGAGGACGACGCGGTCGCCGGACTGTCAGCCGCCGGTGCGGAGATCACCGACGCGGCCCTGGACGAACGCGGTTCCCTCGCCAACGCCGACTCCCCGGCCACCATCGTCTACACCTCGGGTACCACGGGCCGCCCCAAGGGCTGTGTGCTGAGCCACCGCTCGTTCTTCGCCGTCTGCGGCAATGTGGTCGAACGGCTCAAGCCCGTGTTCCGCACAGGCGAGAGCTCGGTGCTGCTCTTCCTGCCCATCGCGCATGTCTTCGGGCGGTTTGTGCAGAACGCGGCGGTCATGGCGCCGATCCGGCTGGGCCTGGTCGGTGATATCCAGAATCTCACCGACGACCTCGCCAGCTTCCGGCCGTCCCTGATCCTGGGCGTGCCCCGGGTCTTTGAGAAGGTCTTCAACTCAGCGCGGGCGAAGGCACAAGCCGACGGCAAGGGCAAGATCTTCGACAAGGCCGCGGATACCGCGATCGCGTACAGCAGGTCGCTGGACACCGGCTCAGGCCCGTCGCTCGGGCTGAGGCTCAAGCACAAGCTCTTCGACAAGCTCGTCTACGGCAAGCTGCGCGCGGTACTCGGCGGCCGAACCACCCACGCCATCTCCGGCGGCGCTCCGCTGGGCGAGCGCCTTGGCCACTTCTACCGGGGCATCGGCTTCACCGTGCTGGAGGGCTACGGTCTGACGGAGACCTGCGCGCCGACCGCGTTCAACCCCTGGGACCGGCAGAAGATCGGCACAGTCGGCCAGCCGCTGCCGGGATCGGTCCTCCGTATCGCCGACGACGGTGAGGTGCTGGTGCACGGCGATCACCTCTTCACCGGCTACTGGAACAACGAGGCGGCGACCAAGGAAGCCATCGTCGACGGCTGGTTCCACACCGGTGACATCGGCACCCTGGACGAGGACGGCTATCTCGCCATCACCGGCCGTAAGAAGGAGATCCTGGTGACAGCGGGCGGCAAGAACGTCGCTCCGGCGGTCATCGAGGACCGTATCCGTGGGCACGCGCTGATCGCCGAGTGCATGGTGGTCGGCGATGGGCGCCCTTTTGTGGGGGCGCTGATCACCCTGGATGAGGAGTTTCTGCCCCGCTGGGCGGAGGAGCACGGCAAGTCCGGGCTCTCGCGCGCGGATCTGCTGGCCGACGCGGATCTGCTGGCCGCCGTACAGCGGGCGGTGGATGACGGTAACGCGGCGGTGTCGCGGGCCGAGTCGGTGCGGAAGTTCCAGGTGCTGCCTACGCAGTTCACCGAGGAGTCGGGGCACATTACGCCTTCGCTGAAGCTGAAGCGGAACGTTGTGGCGAAGGACTTCGCCCCCGAAATAGAGTCCCTGTACGCCTGA